The DNA segment GTTGCTGAAAATTATACCGATCGATGCTTTGTAACGCCGGATAATCCGCGAAACGAGAAACTTTCTAGCATCAATGCGGACATCCTTAAAGGGTTTTCATCCAATTGCTACACCGTTTTCAATGATCGTGGCGAAGCACTACGAAAGGCTCTTAAGGAGGCAATTGATAACGACATCGTCATTGTACTTGGAAAAGGACGGGAAAATTATCAGGATATTAAAAATGAAAAAGTACCCTACTCTGATGTAGAAATTATTCTGGAATACGCAAATGCGGATTGACCTTCCACACCCCTCCGAATTTGCCGCATTGCATAAGTTCAATGTTTCTGAAACGATTTCAGGGATTTCAACCGATTCTAGGGAATGCCAAAAAGGGGATCTCTATATTGCAATAAAAGGGGAACGCTTGGATGGGCATCAATTTGTTTCAAATGCGCTTGAGCAAGGAGCCGTTGCCGCATTGGTAAACCAAGAATATTCTACAGGATCTTCTCAAGAAATTGTTGTCCATGATACTATTGTTGCTTTGGGTGACCTTGCAAATCAATGGCGCCAGCAATTCGATATACCAATTATCGGCATAACGGGTTCCAACGGAAAAACGTCCACTAAAGACTTAGTGACTCACGCATTGTCAAAATTCCAATCCGTTCATGCAACTCAGGGTAATTATAACACGTCTATCGGGCTACCACTAACCCTTCTTTCCATGGCGAAAAGCTCAACCATTGCTATTTTAGAAATGGGAGCCAATCAGCCCGGTGACATTCAGACCTTATGTGAAATTGCAGAACCCACTCACGGATTAATTACTAATATTGCTCCTGCTCATCTTGAAGGGTTCGGAACAATAGATTCCATTGCGCAAACAAAGGCAGCCTTATTTGATACGCTCGTAAATGGGATATCTTTTGTGAATGCAGCAGATTCAAGAATTCTTGAATTGAACGTTCCCAATGAGAAAATGACATTCGGATTAACATCAGATTGTGACTTCCCTGCCGATATTCACCATGAAGAAGATGGAACCATTACATTAACTGTGGATTCCCAAGAAATTCCGACAAATTCTCAAAATTTATCATTTTCGAAAAATGTGATAGCAGCTGCAGCTCTTACAGTAACATTGGGGTTAGAGTGGAATCATTTCAAACAAGCAGTTCTCTCCTTTAACCCTCCACAAGGTCGCTGTCAGGTAAGACGTTCGAATGGTATTACCATTATAGATGATACCTACAATGCGAATCTAGAATCCACCGAAGCGGCGATAGATTACTTGTCTGCATTCAGCGGAAACGGACGAAGAATGCTCGTGTTTGGCGA comes from the Candidatus Neomarinimicrobiota bacterium genome and includes:
- the murF gene encoding UDP-N-acetylmuramoyl-tripeptide--D-alanyl-D-alanine ligase, translated to MRIDLPHPSEFAALHKFNVSETISGISTDSRECQKGDLYIAIKGERLDGHQFVSNALEQGAVAALVNQEYSTGSSQEIVVHDTIVALGDLANQWRQQFDIPIIGITGSNGKTSTKDLVTHALSKFQSVHATQGNYNTSIGLPLTLLSMAKSSTIAILEMGANQPGDIQTLCEIAEPTHGLITNIAPAHLEGFGTIDSIAQTKAALFDTLVNGISFVNAADSRILELNVPNEKMTFGLTSDCDFPADIHHEEDGTITLTVDSQEIPTNSQNLSFSKNVIAAAALTVTLGLEWNHFKQAVLSFNPPQGRCQVRRSNGITIIDDTYNANLESTEAAIDYLSAFSGNGRRMLVFGDMFELGSSSLDQHRKVGKKCVDAKLDVLFTVGPESAQTDLVASMLPLHQHFDSKEELVEKLKNIIESGDHLLIKGSRGMAMETIVDKLVTT